One segment of Anatilimnocola aggregata DNA contains the following:
- a CDS encoding Ku protein produces the protein MISRPRLSMPGASTTSPVSARSSWSGQIVVGSVTVPVKAYAAIASPSNSTLHLIHRDCGQPIAQPRTCPTHGPVTTDDIAKVFRFAPGDDVVLSPADLDSLKPQDDDQLRIEHLLTSPGFDLSLTSGRTLFLIPAHAAAAPEYGVVCSLLAKHNLWGVGRAVLHDRSQLIGLHVVQDVLTAFVLQWPQARRACPAFDRTPVDPQRLRQLEKETLLLRKSFAWDEYQDDYEPRLTELVRAKIAARAVSTATTTAKSRKKPNPTLTARAA, from the coding sequence ATGATTTCTCGTCCCCGTTTGTCGATGCCCGGTGCTTCGACAACCAGTCCTGTTTCTGCGCGCTCCTCCTGGTCGGGTCAGATCGTCGTCGGCTCGGTCACAGTTCCCGTCAAGGCCTATGCGGCGATTGCATCGCCGAGTAACTCCACCTTGCATTTGATTCACCGTGACTGCGGGCAGCCGATCGCTCAGCCGCGCACGTGCCCCACGCACGGCCCGGTCACCACCGACGACATCGCCAAGGTATTCCGGTTTGCGCCGGGAGACGACGTGGTGCTCTCGCCCGCCGACCTCGATTCGCTCAAGCCGCAAGACGATGATCAGCTTCGTATCGAACACCTGCTGACGTCGCCCGGCTTTGACCTCTCACTAACGAGCGGCCGGACTTTGTTTCTCATTCCGGCACACGCGGCTGCGGCGCCCGAATACGGCGTCGTCTGTTCGTTGTTGGCGAAGCACAATCTGTGGGGCGTCGGCCGAGCGGTGCTCCATGATCGAAGCCAGTTGATCGGGTTGCATGTCGTGCAAGACGTGCTCACTGCGTTCGTCTTGCAGTGGCCGCAAGCCAGGCGCGCTTGCCCCGCCTTCGATCGAACGCCGGTAGATCCACAGCGTCTGCGTCAGCTCGAGAAAGAAACCCTGCTGCTGCGTAAGAGTTTTGCCTGGGACGAGTATCAAGACGACTACGAGCCGCGGCTGACCGAGTTGGTACGCGCGAAGATTGCGGCCCGCGCAGTGAGTACTGCGACCACTACGGCGAAATCCCGCAAGAAGCCGAATCCCACCCTGACTGCACGGGCCGCTTAA